TTAGGTTATCATTATTTTGGTTCAAATATAAAAATTATTGCTCCATGGAGAATTTGGAAATTAAAATCAAGAACTGACTTAATTAATTACGCAAAAAAATACAATATTCCAATTCCAAATGATAAAAAAGGAGAACCACCTTTTTCTGTGGATGATAATTTATTTCATACCTCGACAGAGGGAAAGGTCTTGGAGAACCCTAGAAATTCAGCTCCAGAATTTATTTTTCAAAGAACTGTTTCACCTGAAAAAGCACCAAATAGACCAACTTATGTTACTATAAATTTTAAAAATGGTGATCCTTTTGGAATTAATGGAAAAAAAATGTCACCCGCTAAATTACTGTCAAAACTTAATAATTTCGCTGGTAATAATGGAATTGGAAGGGTTGACTTAGTTGAGAATAGATTTTTAGGCATCAAATCTAGAGGTGTATACGAAACACCTGGTGGAACTCTTTTAATTAATGCACATAGAGCAATTGAGTCTGTTACTTTAGATAAAGCAACCATGCATAAGAAAGATCGAATAATGTCTAGATATGCAGAATTGATTTATAATGGTTACTGGTATTCAAAAGAAAGATTTAAACTTCAGAAAATTGTTGATTTAAAAAGAAGTAAAGTTAATGGCGCAGTCAAGCTTAAATTATATAAAGGGAATATTACAATTCAATCAAGAGTTACTAATAGTAGTGCATATTCAATGAAGAAAGTTTCATTTGAGGAGAACAAGTCATTTAATAAATCTAATGTTGAGAGATTTATCAATTTTCACAAAAAAAAGCTTCGTTAACTGTAAAGTTTAGGGCAAATTAGCATTTGTTTAAATTATAAAAAATTATATCTTTGAAATATGGAATCAATTAAAAATTGGATGAAAGATGCTGCAAATATTTTATTTGATGATAGCAAAAATGATCTACGTGCACTTCCTAAAACAGTAAGACTACAAATTTTATTAGTTTTAAGTTTTATTTGGACTACAGTTTTTAGTTTATATGTTTTTTCATATACAACTTTTGCATTTGGGTGGGCTGGTCTTTTTTTAGCTCATATAGGATTAATATTTGCTGTCTACATGACTTTTAAACAATTCCATAAAGCAGAAGCAAAATCCGCAAGTGTTTTTCAAACAAAAAATTTTGACCCTTTTAAAATAATGGTAATTGTTTTTGTAATAGTATTTATTTTTATTTTTTCAAAAGGTATTGAAGTTTTAACTAGTCCGAATCCAAATTCTTACTCAATTCCATATGATGGTCCTTTAAAATCAGCGTTTGAAAAATGGCTACCATTTACTAAAGGTAAATAATGGACAAT
The Candidatus Pelagibacter sp. RS40 DNA segment above includes these coding regions:
- a CDS encoding argininosuccinate synthase, with the protein product MKSKKRIVLAYSGGLDTSIILKWLQENYDAEVICYTADIGQEINKNKIIKNAKKLGVKKIIINDLKDIFVKEYIYPMIRGHAIYEGVYLLGTSIARPLIAKDQIRVAKKFKAYAVSHGSTGKGNDQIRFELGYHYFGSNIKIIAPWRIWKLKSRTDLINYAKKYNIPIPNDKKGEPPFSVDDNLFHTSTEGKVLENPRNSAPEFIFQRTVSPEKAPNRPTYVTINFKNGDPFGINGKKMSPAKLLSKLNNFAGNNGIGRVDLVENRFLGIKSRGVYETPGGTLLINAHRAIESVTLDKATMHKKDRIMSRYAELIYNGYWYSKERFKLQKIVDLKRSKVNGAVKLKLYKGNITIQSRVTNSSAYSMKKVSFEENKSFNKSNVERFINFHKKKLR